CCTTGGGGCACCCCAGCCACCAAACAGCTCAGCTCTGAAGAGTGTCTTCTGAGGCATTCAGAACCTAAATAAAGTGAGATTCCTtgtaatttcttattttgcctcaaagatttcatttcttcctgtgACCTTGTAGAAGCAATTAATGGTGAACAACACTCGAGATAACATATTTATTTTGGGGCAGGAAGATAGCCTTACCCATACTTAGCTGAAATAGCCAGGCACATATAAAGAAAGGCAAGAGTAGCAAGGCTCTCGGGAGCTGAGGCTCCAGCAGCGATTCCAGCAAACTCTTTCAGTGTATCCAGCTGTTCTACGCTGGGGGACTTAGATTCATCAAAGTCAGCTATGGAAGCAAGCAGGGAAAAATTTAACACTTAGAAACCAGGAAACTGTTAAACTTGAAAGTAGTATATAGAAGAACAACATCTCCTGTTACAGTGGGCAGAAACAGACTGAGCCAATTTCAGATTTCACCTACAAACCTTCTACCTAAGGATTCatgataaaataaaagcaaaatctccACCAGTCACTCCGAAAACCCAGTGTTTCTACGTTTCACACCTAAGTTGTATTATAGCAACTGCCTCCTTGCCTACACTTCCCAGTGCACCCATCCATCACCAGAAGGGATATTCTGCTGTGTTTCACACAAGTCTGGACTCCAAAtggccaggagcaggcagagcataAGAGAACTTTTGGTCAGTGCCGAGAGAGGTTACCAATGCTCCGACTCAGCAGACTTTGTTCTGTCTTCTGCTAAGGAAACGGTGCTCATGAGGACCACGAGTTAATGCCAGCTGCTCTGGAGGGAAACAGCACAACCACCAGTCAGGGACCGCACCCAGCATAAGATGCTGCAAAAGTTCCAGTGAGGGCTGGCAAAGGGGCAGGAAAACAGGCCCTGTATCCCTGCCTTCCCCAAGAGCTCTCAACTCAGACCAGATTTGGTAATACACCTGGATGTGGTCCCCGGCTGGCTCCTGTATGTATTACAGCACTGCCTGAGCCACAGCAGTACTAGAACAAGCCCTTAGGAACCTGAACCaggaggacacagccagggcaagGGCCACTCTCGGGTCCCAGAGCATCAGGCAGGTCACAAGAGGCACAAGGAGGGAGCGTGCGTGCCTGAGCCGGCAGCGTGCAGGGACTCAGTAGTGAAACACACACTGCGCGTGGTCAGAGAGACGGCCCAGCGACGCTCTGCAGGGGCAACAACCAACGCTGCGGGGTTCCAGCGGGGCACCCATAGGGGCCCCAGCGCAGCCAGAGGGCACCGAGCAGGCCCGGGAGCCCCACAGACACAGGGGCAGCGGCTTCCTCCTCTCAGCGCTTGCCTGCAAACCCCCTCCGCAGGGCCTGCAGGCGGGGGGTCTCCCAGCTCCTCACGACGCCGACGCCGGGCAGGCGGACGCGGACCCGGCCCTCACCGCAGGGCCGCAGGCGGAGGAAGGTCCTCAGGTCCAGCGCCACGGCCAAGGCCACCTACGGACAAGGAGGAGCGGCGTCAGGGGAGCTGAGGGGAGCCGGGCCGGAGCCAGGGGAGCCGGGCCGGAGCCCCGGGAGCCGGCGGCAGGCTCCTTACCTTGCCGTGCACCACGGCGTGCTCCCCATGGAGGATCACCTTCCCCGGGGCGGACAGCAGCAGGCTCCGCTCCCACATCGCCCGCAaagccgccgccaccgccgcctcAGCCGCCTAACTCCAGCCACGCGGACTGACAGTCCTGCTCGCCAATGGGAGCCGCGCTCTGCCCCACCCTCCTTACCCTCGAACCAATAGTCGGGATCCTTGCGAGGGCGGGACATCGGAAAGGCCAATGGGAAGGCGGCGGTGCGGAGTGGTGCGGCGCTGGGGTGACACCGAGCGGGGGCGAAGGGAGGGACGGCGGCCGCCGAGGGTcagggggcggcggcggcggcggctaCGGCGGCCGGGAGGGATGTTGCGGCGGGCggcaggcagggggctgcgggggctgctggcggcggggcggcggtgGCAGCACAGCGGGGCGGGCAGGTAGGTGAGCGCCGGGATGGGCCGGGGGCCCGGCGGGGTAGGCCCGGCGGGGGAGGGCCCGGTGCTTCCTCTCACGACCTGTGCCCCCACAGCCCCGACGGCGacccccccgcccgcggcccccgcAGCGACCGGGCCCCGAAGATCTACACGAGGACGGGAGACGCAGGTAGCGCCCGGGGGCGGCGAGGGGGGGACCTCGGGGCAGAAGCCCGGCCCGACCCCAGTGGCTCCGCTGGCCGGTCCTGGCCTCTGAGCGCCGCCCCCGGGCCCTTCCCAAAGGCTTCTCCAGCACCTTCACCGGCGAGCGGAGGCCGAAGGGCGACCAGATCTTCGAGGCCCTGGGAGCCACGGATGAGCTGAGCTCGGCCATCGGGTAACCCCCTgtccccgcagcccggcccgccGTGGAGGCCTAGCCGTGGCCTGCCGTGCTCTGCGGGAGCCCTGGCCCCGGGCAGGCCGCACcgctctcccccctccccgtgcccaAGGGCCTGGGGAcacaccccagccccctgctgcGGGGGTCTTGGGGCAGCACCTCTGTTCAGAACCGCGCTCCCAGCACCCATCAGGATACGCTGTGCCCGGGTTTCTCTGGAGGGTGGCACTGACAGCCAGGAGTGGCCAAATTTCCTTAGGAAAAACACATATACAGTCATggtcatttttttaattttcagctaactcttcttttctttttttttttttttttttttaacataggcTTGCTGGTGAATTTAGTAGTGAAAAGGGCCACACGTTTGTTGAGCAGCTTCACAAAGTGAGTATTAATGATAATCCTCACCCACTGTAGTCACATCTGTGCTATTGAAATGTATTCTTAAACTCTTTAACATTTAGACACAATGTTCCCGCTGACACGCAGGAATTTAATAAATTTAGtactgaaagaaatatttaagactCTGACCCTTGATTGCACTCttaaataaatttctttaaCCAAGAAGTAAACTGGTAGAACAGGTAATTAGTTTGGGGCAGACAAACGTATCACTAGGTTTATTCAGACCTGTTACTATACATGGTTATGGACACAAGTCTTGTCCCATAGCCTCAGATTTGAAGTCGGGGCAAAGTAACCACGTGGGCACGAAGGCGGGTGATGTGTTCCACTGTGGCAGTCTGTGAATTTTGGTAATTAGCTGTGCTGTGcacaagaaagcagaaggagcTATAatcagagattttaaaaagctttaccAGACAGTCTCTTTAAGTATACCAGACTATGGAGAGATGCCCATTTTGGAAGTGGATGTGACATCAAGCCAGTGCTGTCTGCAGCTGTTTgtcactgcttttcttccagaggTTACTGGTTTGGTGTCCTACCAGCAAAGGGATTATGTGAGCACTCCCCAGCCTGCTTTCTGCAAAGTCAGCCAGGGTGGTTTAATGTGCCAGTGAAAACAAGTACATGTGCTAATCTGGcttctcataaagcaattaGGGAGCACTTATCTGATCCCccctgccagcaggctgggggatgaTGAACAACAAGGGTAGGATCTTCTTTAATCAGCACAACCAGCTGTCGCCTCCCAGATCTTGCTGCAGTTCTACCGGAGCATCAAAGGCTGGTTAATGAAAGCGCTTCTTATTTTTGTCCTGATTGCCACATCTAGGTCCAGTGTATGCTGCAGGATGTGGGCTCCAACATCGCGACACCTCTCTCCTCAGCCAGAGGGGCTCATTTAAGTAAGCCCCACAGTATCTTTCCTGGGATAACGTTTCTTGAATCACAGCTGTCTTTCTAGACTGGCAATGGGGAGGTTGTTCCAGTATGTGGTAGGTAGAGCTACCCGAGGGCTGCTCCGCAGTGCGTGTCTGGGTGCTGAATGAAGTCACGCACGGCCCCACAGGCTGCTGCGTTCCTGTGACTCAAGCGATACAAGCTGGTCTGAGGTGCTGCCCCAACACTGACACCCATCCTCAGCTGCTGAATggggagccagccctgctgtaGCAGGAGGATTTTTTGGGGATGCTTCCTTAGGGCTTACTGATCCAAGAAATATGACAGCAGACCAAAtcacttctgcatttcttttagttgattcctcttttccctctgtAGAACGAACGTATTTTAGTGAGAAGCCGGttctggagctggagcagtggATTGACAGTTACTCTGAGCAGCTTCCTCCACTCAGAGCTTTCATCTTGCCAGTAGGTACTGCTTATGCCTTTCGCTGACTAGGGAAGGCTCTCTTTGTTGGGGTGAATCTGCT
This genomic interval from Falco peregrinus isolate bFalPer1 chromosome 2, bFalPer1.pri, whole genome shotgun sequence contains the following:
- the MMAB gene encoding corrinoid adenosyltransferase MMAB isoform X1, which translates into the protein MGAALCPTLLTLEPIVGILARAGHRKGQWEGGGAEWCGAGVTPSGGEGRDGGRRGPDGDPPARGPRSDRAPKIYTRTGDAGFSSTFTGERRPKGDQIFEALGATDELSSAIGLAGEFSSEKGHTFVEQLHKVQCMLQDVGSNIATPLSSARGAHLKRTYFSEKPVLELEQWIDSYSEQLPPLRAFILPSGGKSSAALHFSRAVCRRAERCVVPLVQAGEADPNVAKYLNRLSDYLFVLARYAAMKEGKEEKIYIKPEP
- the MMAB gene encoding corrinoid adenosyltransferase MMAB isoform X2, with protein sequence MLRRAAGRGLRGLLAAGRRWQHSGAGSPDGDPPARGPRSDRAPKIYTRTGDAGFSSTFTGERRPKGDQIFEALGATDELSSAIGLAGEFSSEKGHTFVEQLHKVQCMLQDVGSNIATPLSSARGAHLKRTYFSEKPVLELEQWIDSYSEQLPPLRAFILPSGGKSSAALHFSRAVCRRAERCVVPLVQAGEADPNVAKYLNRLSDYLFVLARYAAMKEGKEEKIYIKPEP